Proteins encoded by one window of Manihot esculenta cultivar AM560-2 chromosome 10, M.esculenta_v8, whole genome shotgun sequence:
- the LOC122724838 gene encoding disease resistance protein At4g27190-like: MGQILEALEGLIPHQQLWAVEELQEITKVSNLFWRKATASQGTEPNIMLIQEMPAESNYSTEHKEITEVSNQLWSKATPSQGTGPKIMQIQEMPAESNYSALEPAAMLSETSLEATAQSAIPPSRLMKIYHILNKIVSRIKNSNVSTIGVYGGEGIGKTTLSEALKIQPAIRDMFHFVIWVSVPKVWNLREVQLQIGRQLPLSGKKRINKYTLMSFLESVKFILILDGVNGFISLNIVGIPEPTPENGSKIVLTARSAEVCDRMSADLKINLEDLFRELFCENVGEIVYSFKLQPLAPKVVDLCCNHSHAIFLMSKALKDESDVRVWKNAVDMLSRQPASPEQEIENIMVNILKFSYDRLPDDTTRRCLKNCALFFEKQEIARESLIDNWISDDLMDMYQKGQKVIETLVTAGLLESSEDGQVFKLHEIDSSLLLEHVFPSRLFLRRKGSTLTELLMDENWENSDEIYLMDNELTELSEKLSSQAQALFLQRNLKLRKISDTFFQDMLALQILNLSVTSIKFLPDSLFGLVNLKRLSLNRCVLLKLLPSRVGDLSCLEVLHLEGTAIVALPREVEHLKNLTSLKVSFREPVIFDHPKKMIPDGVIKKLSKLKKLRIDVSPEDGRWKASVVSIVLEVCTLTTLDTLQFYFPNVKLLSQINWDTTPTSPPLSHFKFIVGDHTNRIICRLPHDVDVELGRYDKCLKYVNGEGAPEEIKKVLRHTSAFFLDRNMSVEKLSEFEISNMMQLKCCVAGECDKLQTIIEGDQMVTSASGEVELGLESLEYLYIYYAKSLRSICEGRLDNSSFKKLKYLTLHMCPELTIIFMPELLVNLSSLEELIVDDCSEVKSLVHCKDNEHEIKHILPALKKISFHFLPELDSISDVVSIAPRIEWMDFYYCPNLKSLPISKAIHTKLRQIKGEESWWQSLEWQNNEQDSNWEDIFTPVDEWD, from the exons ATGGGACAG ATACTTGAAGCCCTTGAAGGATTAATACCACATCAGCAATTATGGGCTGTGGAAG AGCTCCAGGAGATAACTAAAGTTAGTAACCTTTTTTGGAGGAAAgcaacggcatcacaaggaacagAACCAAATATTATGCTGATTCAGGAGATGCCTGCGGAAAGTAATTACTCTACAGAGCACAAGGAGATAACTGAAGTTAGTAACCAGCTTTGGAGCAAAGCAACGCCATCACAAGGAACAGGACCAAAGATTATGCAGATTCAGGAGATGCCTGCGGAAAGTAATTACTCTGCTTTGGAACCGGCTGCTATGCTATCTGAGACGTCACTTGAGGCTACAGCTCAAAGTGCAATCCCTCCTTCAAGGCTCATGAAGATTTATCATATTCTTAACAAAATCGTGAGcagaattaaaaattcaaatgtaAGCACCATTGGAGTTTATGGAGGAGAAGGAATTGGAAAAACCACTCTATCGGAAGCCTTGAAGATTCAGCCTGCCATAAGGGATATGTTTCATTTTGTCATTTGGGTAAGTGTTCCCAAGGTTTGGAATCTGAGAGAGGTGCAGCTACAAATTGGAAGACAATTGCCTTTGTCTGGTAAAAAGCGCATAAACAAATACACGCTTATGAGTTTTTTAGAAAGCGTGAAGTTTATTCTAATCCTAGATGGTGTTAATGGGTTTATTAGCTTGAACATTGTGGGAATTCCTGAGCCAACCCCAGAAAATGGGTCCAAGATAGTTTTGACAGCTAGATCAGCGGAAGTATGCGATAGAATGTCAGCCGACTTGAAGATAAATCTGGAGGATTTGTTTCGGGAATTATTTTGTGAGAATGTTGGTGAAATTGTTTATTCTTTCAAACTTCAACCACTAGCTCCCAAAGTTGTTGACTTATGCTGTAACCATTCGCATGCTATCTTTCTAATGTCAAAGGCATTGAAAGATGAATCTGATGTTAGGGTTTGGAAGAATGCTGTTGACATGTTGAGCAGGCAGCCTGCATCTCCAGAACAAGAAATAGAAAACATCAtggttaatattttaaaattcagctaTGATCGTCTTCCTGATGATACAACTAGAAGATGCTTGAAAAATTGCGCACTGTTTTTCGAGAAGCAGGAGATTGCAAGAGAGTCATTGATAGACAACTGGATATCTGATGACCTGATGGATATGTATCAGAAAGGCCAAAAAGTTATTGAAACTCTTGTCACTGCTGGCCTGTTGGAGAGTTCAGAGGATGGACAAGTTTTCAAGCTACATGAGATAGATAGCTCTTTATTACTGGAACATGTTTTTCCATCAAGATTGTTTCTCAGGAGGAAAGGTAGTACATTGACTGAGCTACTGATGGACGAGAATTGGGAAAATTCAGATGAGATTTACTTGATGGATAACGAGCTAACTGAGCTGTCTGAGAAGCTGAGCTCCCAAGCCCAAGCATTGTTCCTTCAAAGAAATCTTAAATTGAGGAAAATATCAGACACATTTTTTCAAGATATGCTTGCTCTACAAATCCTTAACTTGTCTGTAacttctattaaatttttgCCGGATTCTCTTTTCGGATTGGTCAATCTCAAAAGGCTCTCTTTGAATAGATGTGTTCTGTTGAAATTACTACCATCAAGAGTTGGAGATCTCAGTTGCCTTGAGGTACTTCATCTTGAAGGGACAGCGATTGTGGCTCTACCAAGAGAAGTTGAACATCTAAAGAATCTCACATCTTTAAAAGTGTCATTTCGTGAACCCGTAATTTTTGATCATCCAAAGAAAATGATTCCTGATGGGGTTATAAAAAAGCTATCTAAGTTGAAAAAGTTACGCATTGATGTGAGTCCAGAAGATGGGCGGTGGAAAGCATCAGTGGTAAGTATTGTTTTGGAGGTTTGCACACTGACAACATTAGATACACTTCAGTTTTACTTTCCAAATGTGAAACTATTGAGCCAAATTAATTGGGATACCACACCAACATCTCCACCATTATCACATTTCAAATTTATTGTTGGTGATCATACCAATCGCATCATTTGTCGACTTCCTCATGATGTGGACGTTGAGTTAGGACGATATGATAAATGCTTAAAATATGTCAATGGTGAAGGTGCACCTGAAGAAATCAAGAAAGTGCTTAGACACACATCTGCCTTTTTCTTGGACCGCAATATGTCTGTTGAGAAGTTATCGGAATTTGAGATCTCAAATATGATGCAATTAAAATGTTGTGTAGCAGGGGAATGTGATAAGCTTCAAACTATCATAGAGGGAGATCAAATGGTAACCAGTGCTTCTGGAGAAGTAGAACTTGGTCTTGAATCCCTTGAATATCTGTATATATATTATGCTAAGAGTTTGAGGAGTATATGTGAGGGGCGACTGGATAATAGTAGTTTCAAAAAACTAAAGTATTTGACTCTGCACATGTGTCCAGAGCTGACCATCATTTTCATGCCAGAGTTGCTTGTTAATCTTTCCAGTCTTGAAGAGTTAATAGTTGATGATTGCTCCGAAGTAAAGAGTTTAGTGCACTGTAAAGATAATGAACATGAGATCAAGCATATTCTGCCGGCCTTAAAGAAGATTTCTTTTCATTTCTTACCTGAATTGGATAGTATCTCTGATGTGGTATCCATTGCGCCAAGAATAGAATGGATGGATTTTTACTATTGCCCAAATCTCAAAAGTCTCCCAATTAGCAAAGCTATCCACACAAAATTGAGGCAGATCAAGGGTGAGGAGAGCTGGTGGCAATCATTGGAGTGGCAAAACAATGAGCAAGATTCCAATTGGGAAGACATTTTTACTCCAGTTGATGAATGGGATTAA
- the LOC122724839 gene encoding cell surface glycoprotein 1-like, translating into MWKKLGLPRPIPSDSDDEAQDTPPPATTSTETPPATSTATGRTDLPAVQTYCRQKKRQRTPPPPSTTAPTANPAGEMLPEATTSSGYGQKRPRTQSPPRSEPEPEPTIAIHPAGLKESGTPTDFTSAVPTDVPTDASTDLPSAMPSDVPSDVPTNFTSAVPTDVPTDLPSDMPSDVPSDTLSDMPSDLPSDLPKPAYPDHIVQALTFNKISERTRLIKISSLPYHPGPVTPRHERIFRRKKAKSTSTQQPASTVDPADGTTQAIGQEPANEPPPAAPQQDAPQPPEDEAPNQTVRTCFDCLSKYLIRLYNLDLTTRLARIELGSPKS; encoded by the exons atgtggaagaaactagGGCTGCCGAGACCCATCCCCTCCGACAGTGATGACGAGGCGCAGGACACCCCTCCACCAGCCACCACCAGCACCGAAACGCCACCGGCTACAAGTACAGCAACAGGACGCACCGACTTACCGGCCGTCCAGACATATTGCCGGCAAAAGAAACGGCAAAGAACGCCGCCACCACCATCCAcaacagccccgacggcaaaccctGCGGGCGAAATGCTACCTGAAGCCACCACTTCCTCCGGCTACGgccagaaacggccaagaacacAGTCTCCACCGAGATCAGAGCCAGAGCCAGAACCCACCATTGCCATACATCCCGCAGGACTCAAAGAAAGTGGTACGCCTACTGATTTCACCAGCGCTGTGCCCACTGATGTGCCCACTGATGCGTCCACGGACTTGCCAAGCGCTATGCCCAGCGATGTGCCTAGCGATGTGCCTACTAATTTCACTAGCGCTGTGCCCACTGATGTGCCCACGGACTTGCCAAGTGATATGCCCAGCGATGTGCCCAGTGACACACTCAGTGATAtgcccagtgatctgcccagcgatttgcccaagccAGCATACCCAGATCACATCGTTCAAGCCCTGACATTCAACAAAATTTCTGAGCGCACCAGGCTGATTAAAATTTCATCTCTACCCTATCACCCAG GTCCAGTAACTCCACGCCATGAGCGTATTTTCAGGAGGAAGAAAGCCAAAAGCACTAGCACCCAACAGCCAGCCTCCACAGTAGACCCAGCAGATGGGACAACACAGGCAATAGGGCAGGAACCAGCAAATGAGCCACCTCCAGCAGCCCCCCAGCAGGATGCTCCGCAGCCACCtgaagacgaagcccccaaccagaca gtccgtacttgctttgattgtttgagcaaatATTTAATCAGGTTGTataatctagacttgaccacgcggttggcaagaatAGAATTGGGTTCCCCTAAGTCTTAa